The following proteins are encoded in a genomic region of Maribacter hydrothermalis:
- a CDS encoding TlpA disulfide reductase family protein, whose protein sequence is MKNSILILLTGVVMFSCNTTPEGFTLNGNLRGEIPDGTQVFLKKIGENNQPIEVDTAITANGDFTFTGKSEIPELHYLFVEQLPGYTAVILENGEIQFSAQRDSMGFADISGTFQNDTFADYMEQSREISKQAQSIQKDMQAASGEAALALQDEMKELQEEYKTFELDYVKTHPKALISALVLDRAVATKAVGIEEVEEIYKTLSEEIKNSKPGKQILEGIEKLKASEAAGKNSSIGAKAPDFSGPSPDGNVIALKDVMGKVTLIDFWAGWCRPCRAENPNIVAVYNKYHDKGLNVLGVSLDRTEEAWKKAIEEDGLVWNHISNIAYFDDQIAKLYNVDAIPAAFLLDENGVIVAKNLRGPELEAKVAELLD, encoded by the coding sequence ATGAAAAATAGTATTTTAATATTACTAACTGGAGTCGTAATGTTCAGTTGTAACACCACCCCAGAAGGGTTTACTTTAAATGGAAATTTAAGAGGAGAAATTCCAGATGGTACTCAAGTATTTCTTAAAAAAATTGGAGAAAACAACCAGCCTATTGAAGTGGATACTGCCATTACAGCCAATGGGGACTTTACATTTACAGGAAAATCTGAAATTCCAGAGCTTCATTATCTTTTTGTAGAACAATTGCCAGGATATACCGCTGTTATTCTAGAAAATGGTGAAATTCAATTTAGCGCTCAAAGAGACAGCATGGGCTTTGCCGATATTAGCGGAACTTTCCAGAATGACACCTTTGCCGATTATATGGAACAGTCTAGAGAAATATCAAAGCAAGCGCAATCTATTCAAAAAGATATGCAAGCTGCATCTGGTGAAGCAGCTTTAGCGCTGCAAGACGAAATGAAAGAATTACAAGAAGAGTATAAAACTTTTGAATTGGACTATGTTAAGACCCACCCTAAAGCTTTAATATCAGCTTTAGTATTAGACAGGGCTGTTGCTACGAAAGCCGTAGGAATAGAGGAAGTTGAAGAAATATATAAAACACTCTCAGAGGAAATAAAAAACTCTAAACCCGGAAAACAAATTTTAGAGGGAATTGAAAAACTAAAAGCGTCCGAAGCTGCCGGTAAAAATTCTAGTATTGGCGCTAAGGCTCCCGATTTTTCAGGTCCTAGTCCTGATGGAAATGTAATTGCATTAAAAGATGTCATGGGAAAAGTGACATTAATTGATTTTTGGGCAGGATGGTGTAGACCTTGCAGAGCTGAAAACCCGAATATAGTTGCTGTTTACAACAAATACCACGATAAAGGACTAAATGTTTTAGGGGTTTCATTGGACAGAACCGAAGAAGCTTGGAAAAAAGCCATTGAAGAAGACGGATTGGTTTGGAATCACATATCTAACATCGCTTATTTTGATGACCAAATTGCCAAACTATACAACGTAGATGCTATACCTGCCGCATTTTTATTAGATGAAAATGGGGTAATTGTTGCTAAAAATTTAAGAGGACCGGAACTTGAAGCCAAAGTAGCTGAACTTCTAGATTAA
- a CDS encoding FAD-binding and (Fe-S)-binding domain-containing protein, whose translation MDNISLLKLQQDLEGELRFDNLTKTIYATDASVYRKIPLGAAFPKSVEDIKKIIRFADKEKIGLIPRTAGTSLAGQCVGDGLVVDVSKHFTEIISLDQDKKQVTVQPGVIRDELNQYLKPFGLFFGPNTSTSNRCMIGGMVGNNSSGTTSIQYGVTRDKVVSLKTILSDGSEAEFGRISGAEFKQKQQEKTLEASLYNNLFKDLNNKDIAAEIVNNFPKPEIHRRNTGYAVDELLKSDVLGGNLPYFNMAELLCGSEGTLAFTTEITVQLNDLPPALSAMIVTHYTSLEDCLMDVIPVMDHPLQLCEMMDKVILDCTKNNRSQLENRFFVEGDPAALLMLQVAAHTEFELNEAIAALEMTIKKSGLSYSSPVLYGDQIAKAIELRKAGLGLLGNIVGDMKAVACIEDTAVALPDLKDFIAEFSEIMKGYGQSAVYYAHAGAGELHLRPILNLKKSADVGLFRDITTDVAKLTKKYKGSFSGEHGDGIVRAEFIPLMIGDKNYQLLRRVKSYFDPKNIFNPGKIVDAYPMDESFRYEIDRKEPEIKTLLDFSDSEGILKAAEKCNGSGDCRKTHHMDGGMCPSYHATKNEKDTTRGRANTLREFLTNPNSIAKNSFDSPEIKEAFDLCLSCKACASECPSNVDIATLKAEFLYQYQEANGYSLRGKLFAYNTKLNGLGSKLSGLTNFIYDSKFLGGLLKKSSGVAKERSLPKVYSFNFDKHLQKFNNQNIKSKGKVVLYIDEFTKYLDIEVGKDAIELLTKLGYEVDLYYAESGRTFLSKGFLKQAQKLAIKNIQELKKFADARLPVLGLEPSAILSFRDEYKRMSTDKETTQKIADNSFLIEEFLSKEIIIGNISPSNFTDESRDVKIHNHCHQKALSNQKVTFDILNLPTNYKVTIIASGCCGMAGSFGYEEEHYETSMKIGGLKLFPAVSKSAPETIIAANGTSCRHQIFDGTKRIAKHPVSILKDALVN comes from the coding sequence TTGGATAATATTTCACTGTTAAAGTTACAACAAGATTTAGAAGGAGAATTAAGGTTTGATAATCTTACCAAAACTATTTATGCCACAGATGCTTCTGTTTATCGTAAAATACCGTTAGGAGCGGCTTTTCCAAAGTCGGTTGAAGACATTAAAAAAATTATACGGTTTGCGGATAAAGAAAAAATTGGTCTTATACCTAGAACTGCAGGTACCTCTTTAGCAGGTCAATGCGTAGGTGATGGTTTGGTTGTAGATGTTTCAAAGCACTTTACAGAAATTATAAGTTTAGATCAGGACAAGAAGCAAGTAACCGTTCAGCCAGGTGTTATTAGAGATGAGTTAAACCAATATCTAAAACCATTTGGATTATTCTTCGGTCCAAATACATCAACTTCAAATAGATGTATGATAGGGGGTATGGTTGGTAACAACTCCTCTGGTACTACATCTATACAATATGGGGTAACAAGAGATAAGGTGGTATCGCTTAAAACTATTTTGTCTGATGGTAGCGAAGCGGAATTTGGAAGAATTTCAGGAGCAGAATTTAAGCAGAAACAACAAGAAAAAACACTTGAAGCATCACTTTATAATAATTTATTTAAAGATTTAAATAATAAAGATATAGCTGCTGAAATAGTTAATAATTTTCCCAAACCTGAAATTCATAGAAGAAATACAGGTTATGCTGTAGATGAATTATTGAAGTCTGATGTATTAGGTGGTAATTTACCTTACTTTAATATGGCAGAATTGCTCTGTGGTAGTGAGGGTACGTTGGCATTCACCACTGAAATTACCGTTCAATTAAATGATTTGCCGCCAGCATTATCCGCAATGATCGTTACGCATTATACTTCTTTAGAAGACTGCTTAATGGATGTTATTCCAGTAATGGATCATCCGTTGCAATTGTGTGAAATGATGGATAAGGTCATTTTAGATTGTACAAAGAATAACCGATCACAATTAGAAAATCGCTTTTTTGTAGAAGGTGATCCTGCGGCGCTTTTGATGCTACAAGTAGCTGCACATACAGAATTTGAATTGAATGAAGCTATAGCTGCTTTAGAAATGACTATAAAAAAATCAGGCCTTAGTTATTCCAGTCCTGTTCTTTATGGGGATCAAATAGCCAAAGCTATAGAACTACGTAAAGCAGGCTTGGGTCTGTTAGGTAATATCGTTGGCGATATGAAAGCCGTTGCATGTATAGAGGATACCGCTGTAGCGTTGCCTGATTTAAAAGATTTTATAGCGGAGTTTTCCGAAATCATGAAAGGTTACGGACAAAGTGCCGTGTACTATGCACATGCAGGGGCAGGTGAATTACATTTAAGGCCAATTTTAAACCTTAAAAAATCGGCAGATGTTGGTTTGTTTAGGGATATAACCACAGATGTTGCCAAGCTTACTAAGAAATATAAAGGTTCTTTTAGTGGCGAACATGGTGACGGTATTGTACGAGCGGAGTTTATTCCTCTTATGATTGGTGATAAGAACTATCAACTTCTAAGGCGTGTAAAATCATATTTCGACCCAAAAAACATATTCAATCCAGGTAAGATAGTAGATGCCTACCCAATGGATGAATCATTTCGATATGAAATTGACCGTAAGGAACCTGAAATTAAGACTTTACTGGATTTTTCTGATAGCGAGGGAATTCTTAAAGCTGCTGAAAAATGTAATGGTAGTGGCGATTGTAGAAAAACCCATCACATGGATGGCGGTATGTGTCCTAGTTATCATGCTACTAAGAATGAGAAGGACACTACACGTGGTCGAGCAAATACTTTAAGAGAATTTCTAACAAACCCCAATAGTATAGCTAAGAATAGCTTTGATAGTCCAGAAATAAAAGAAGCGTTCGATTTGTGTTTAAGTTGCAAGGCTTGCGCAAGTGAATGTCCTAGTAATGTAGATATTGCTACTTTAAAAGCGGAATTTTTATATCAGTACCAAGAGGCAAATGGCTATTCTTTACGAGGGAAATTGTTTGCATACAACACAAAGTTAAATGGATTGGGTAGTAAGTTGTCCGGCCTAACAAATTTCATATATGATTCTAAATTTCTTGGTGGATTACTAAAAAAATCAAGCGGAGTTGCTAAGGAAAGAAGTTTGCCTAAAGTTTATAGTTTTAATTTTGATAAACATCTTCAAAAATTTAATAATCAAAATATTAAGTCCAAAGGAAAAGTAGTTTTGTATATTGATGAATTTACAAAATATTTGGATATTGAAGTAGGTAAGGATGCTATAGAATTATTGACAAAACTTGGTTATGAGGTAGACCTTTACTATGCTGAAAGTGGAAGAACATTTCTCTCAAAGGGCTTTTTAAAACAAGCTCAAAAGTTAGCAATTAAGAATATTCAAGAATTAAAGAAGTTCGCAGATGCTCGTTTACCTGTTTTAGGATTGGAGCCATCAGCGATATTATCTTTTAGAGATGAGTATAAGCGTATGTCAACGGATAAAGAGACAACGCAGAAAATAGCTGATAATTCTTTTTTAATTGAAGAGTTTTTGTCAAAAGAAATAATAATAGGCAATATAAGTCCGTCTAATTTTACGGATGAGTCTAGAGATGTAAAAATTCACAACCATTGTCACCAAAAAGCGTTGAGTAACCAAAAAGTGACTTTTGATATTTTGAATCTGCCAACAAATTATAAGGTTACTATAATAGCATCGGGTTGTTGTGGTATGGCGGGTTCTTTCGGGTATGAAGAAGAGCACTATGAAACAAGTATGAAAATTGGCGGATTAAAATTGTTCCCTGCTGTTAGCAAATCAGCTCCAGAGACTATTATAGCGGCTAATGGAACAAGTTGTAGACATCAAATTTTTGACGGGACAAAAAGAATAGCAAAACATCCTGTAAGTATTTTGAAAGATGCGCTAGTAAATTAA
- the aroC gene encoding chorismate synthase, whose amino-acid sequence MAGNTFGNIFRVSTFGESHGKAIGGVIDGCPSEITLDFDAIQNDLNRRKPGQSAIVTQRKEPDEVEFYSGIFEGKTTGTPIGFAIHNTNQKSQDYGHIKDSYRPSHADYVYDKKYGFRDYRGGGRSSARETASRVVAGAIAKQFLKGIEIQAFVSQVGNMSLGRHYTELDLSLTESNAVRCPDLKMATKMEEYIKSIKKDGDTIGGIITCVAKNVPIGLGEPVFDKLHAELGKAMLSINAVKGFEYGSGFEGVKMKGSEHNDQFNKDGSTKTNYSGGIQGGISNGMDIYFNVAFKPVATVIQGYETIDKDGNSIKTQGKGRHDPCVVPRAVPIVEAMTALVLADYALQNRSIKL is encoded by the coding sequence ATGGCCGGAAATACCTTTGGAAATATATTTAGGGTAAGCACCTTTGGAGAATCACACGGAAAAGCTATAGGAGGGGTTATTGATGGCTGTCCATCCGAGATAACATTAGATTTTGATGCCATACAAAATGACCTTAATCGTCGTAAACCAGGTCAATCTGCCATAGTAACGCAAAGAAAAGAGCCTGATGAAGTAGAATTTTACTCAGGAATTTTTGAAGGCAAAACAACCGGTACGCCAATTGGTTTTGCAATACATAATACAAACCAAAAGTCGCAAGATTATGGTCATATAAAAGACTCCTACAGACCATCACATGCAGATTACGTGTATGACAAGAAATATGGTTTTAGAGATTACCGTGGTGGTGGCAGAAGTTCTGCTCGTGAAACAGCCAGTAGAGTAGTGGCTGGTGCTATTGCAAAGCAATTTTTGAAAGGAATAGAAATCCAAGCTTTTGTGTCACAAGTAGGGAACATGAGTTTAGGTAGGCATTATACTGAATTGGATTTATCGTTGACAGAATCCAATGCCGTACGTTGTCCGGATTTAAAAATGGCAACAAAAATGGAAGAATATATTAAATCCATTAAGAAAGACGGAGATACCATTGGCGGAATTATTACCTGTGTAGCCAAAAATGTACCGATAGGATTAGGAGAACCAGTGTTCGACAAGCTTCATGCTGAACTGGGAAAAGCCATGTTATCTATAAATGCAGTTAAAGGCTTTGAATATGGAAGCGGATTTGAAGGGGTTAAGATGAAGGGCAGCGAGCATAATGATCAGTTTAATAAAGACGGTTCTACAAAAACAAATTATAGCGGCGGTATTCAAGGTGGTATTAGTAATGGAATGGATATTTATTTTAATGTTGCATTTAAACCTGTTGCTACCGTAATACAAGGGTATGAAACTATAGATAAAGATGGGAATAGTATTAAGACGCAAGGTAAAGGTAGACATGATCCATGTGTGGTTCCGAGAGCCGTGCCTATAGTTGAAGCCATGACAGCTTTAGTCTTAGCAGATTATGCATTACAAAATAGAAGCATAAAATTATAA